The proteins below are encoded in one region of Sphingomonas sp.:
- a CDS encoding superoxide dismutase family protein, producing MRGLAVAAVAGLMVAGCVSAEKNARYMAGHFRAQADLATPDGTPVGTAVAEEIDGDIRVIVEAKGMAEGVHGVHIHAVGKCEGPDFASAGGHWNPTAHQHGKENPMGPHMGDLPNLNLNKDGRGQITFTVKGGTFAGLMDQDGAALVVHAGEDDYKTDPSGNSGGRIACGVFQAR from the coding sequence ATGCGTGGATTGGCAGTTGCGGCGGTGGCGGGGCTGATGGTGGCCGGATGCGTGAGCGCGGAGAAGAATGCGCGCTACATGGCCGGGCATTTCCGGGCGCAGGCCGATCTGGCGACGCCCGACGGCACGCCGGTGGGCACCGCCGTCGCCGAGGAGATCGACGGCGACATCCGGGTGATCGTGGAGGCCAAGGGCATGGCCGAGGGCGTGCACGGGGTGCACATCCATGCCGTCGGCAAGTGCGAGGGGCCGGACTTCGCCTCGGCGGGCGGGCACTGGAACCCGACCGCGCACCAGCATGGCAAGGAAAATCCGATGGGCCCGCACATGGGCGACCTTCCCAACCTCAACCTCAACAAGGACGGGCGCGGCCAGATCACCTTCACGGTGAAGGGCGGAACGTTCGCCGGGCTGATGGATCAGGACGGAGCGGCGCTGGTCGTCCATGCCGGAGAGGATGATTACAAGACCGATCCTTCGGGGAACAGCGGCGGGCGGATCGCCTGCGGGGTGTTTCAGGCGCGGTGA
- a CDS encoding rhodanese-like domain-containing protein encodes MLLLTALALTMAVPNDPAPKTSLRGTNPQIDYAGFATLTRDVRALRARRLLGFDAFRAKAAEKGALILDARSADKFAAGHIAGAVNLPLTDFTAEALAEVIGRNRGRAILIYCNNNFSNHRAPVPLKSAPLALNIQTFINLVGYGYANVWELRDVVDFDDPKVGWVKG; translated from the coding sequence ATGCTGCTGCTCACCGCGCTCGCTTTGACGATGGCCGTTCCAAACGATCCCGCGCCCAAAACCAGTTTGCGAGGGACCAATCCGCAGATCGACTATGCCGGCTTCGCAACGCTTACCCGCGACGTCCGCGCGCTCCGCGCTAGGCGGCTGCTCGGCTTCGACGCGTTCCGGGCCAAGGCGGCGGAGAAAGGCGCGCTGATCCTCGACGCGCGTTCGGCGGACAAGTTCGCGGCGGGGCATATCGCCGGGGCGGTCAATCTGCCGCTCACCGATTTCACCGCCGAGGCGCTGGCCGAGGTGATCGGCAGGAATCGCGGCCGGGCGATCCTGATCTATTGCAACAACAATTTCTCGAACCATCGCGCGCCAGTCCCGCTCAAATCGGCACCGCTGGCGCTCAACATCCAGACCTTCATCAATCTGGTCGGCTATGGCTATGCGAACGTCTGGGAGCTGCGCGACGTGGTCGATTTCGACGATCCCAAGGTCGGCTGGGTGAAGGGCTAG
- the acnA gene encoding aconitate hydratase AcnA has product MTAVGNNALATRDTLTVGTSTYAYYSLPKAAAKLGDISRLPFSMKVLLENMLRFEDGKTVTREDAQAIVDWQKDARSNREIQYRPARVLMQDFTGVPCVVDLAAMRDAITSLGGDAQKINPQVPVHLVIDHSVMVDEFGTPKAFEDNVELEYARNNERYEFLKWGSKALDNFSVVPPGTGICHQVNLEYIAHSVWSSKDASGEKVAYPDTLVGTDSHTTMVNGLGVLGWGVGGIEAEAAMLGQPVSMLIPEVVGFKLTGALAEGITATDLVLTVTQMLRAKGVVGRFVEFYGPGLPAMTLADRATIANMAPEYGATCGFFPIDEKTMDYMRLTGRPDEVVALVEAYAKAQGMWYDASAADPIFTDTLELDMSTVRPSLAGPKRPQDRVSLDSVDEVFNGDLTKVYKKDHPARVPVDGAAHDIGDGDVVIAAITSCTNTSNPSVLIAAGLVARKARALGLTRKPWVKTSLAPGSQVVTDYLNKAGLSEDLDAIGFNLVGYGCTTCIGNSGPLAEPISAAINGNDIVAASVLSGNRNFEGRVSPDVRANFLASPPLVVAYALKGTVTEDMYETPIGEGTDGPVYLKDIWPTNEEVQSLINSAIDDRMFRARYSNVYAGDDHWRAIEVEGSDTYTWRAGSTYIHNPPYFEGMTMTPAPVQDIIEAKPLAILGDSITTDHISPAGSIKADSPAGTFLQEHQVSKKDFNSYGARRGNDEVMVRGTFANIRIKNEMVPGIEGGMTRYGGQVMPIYDAAMRHKKDGTPLVIIAGKEYGTGSSRDWAAKGTNLLGVRAVITESFERIHRSNLVGMGILPLQFCEGLTRESLKLKGSDLYTIKDVAKIRPRQEVEVTLTREDGTVETFMTRCRIDTVNELEYFLNGGILQYVLRNLAA; this is encoded by the coding sequence ATGACCGCCGTCGGCAACAACGCACTCGCCACTCGCGACACCCTCACCGTGGGCACCAGCACCTACGCCTATTATTCGCTGCCCAAGGCCGCGGCGAAGCTTGGCGATATCAGCCGGCTCCCCTTCTCGATGAAGGTGCTGCTCGAGAACATGCTGCGCTTCGAGGATGGCAAGACCGTCACCCGCGAGGACGCCCAGGCGATCGTCGACTGGCAGAAGGATGCCCGGTCTAACCGCGAGATCCAGTATCGCCCGGCGCGCGTGCTGATGCAGGATTTCACCGGCGTGCCCTGCGTCGTCGATCTGGCGGCGATGCGCGACGCGATCACGTCGCTCGGCGGCGATGCCCAGAAGATCAATCCGCAGGTGCCCGTCCATCTCGTCATCGATCACTCGGTGATGGTCGACGAGTTCGGCACCCCCAAGGCGTTCGAGGACAATGTCGAGCTCGAATATGCCCGCAACAATGAGCGCTACGAGTTCCTGAAATGGGGTTCGAAGGCGCTCGACAATTTCTCGGTGGTGCCGCCGGGCACCGGCATCTGCCACCAGGTCAATCTCGAATATATCGCCCATTCGGTATGGTCGTCGAAGGACGCCTCGGGCGAAAAGGTCGCCTATCCCGACACGCTGGTCGGCACCGACAGCCACACGACGATGGTCAACGGCCTCGGTGTGCTCGGCTGGGGCGTCGGCGGGATCGAGGCCGAGGCGGCGATGCTCGGCCAGCCGGTCTCGATGCTGATCCCAGAGGTCGTCGGCTTCAAGCTCACCGGCGCGCTGGCCGAGGGCATCACCGCCACCGATCTGGTGCTGACCGTCACCCAGATGCTGCGCGCCAAGGGCGTGGTCGGCCGTTTCGTCGAATTCTATGGTCCCGGCCTGCCGGCGATGACGCTGGCCGATCGCGCGACGATCGCCAACATGGCGCCCGAATATGGCGCGACCTGCGGCTTCTTCCCGATCGACGAGAAGACCATGGACTATATGCGCCTGACCGGCCGCCCCGACGAGGTCGTGGCGCTGGTCGAGGCGTATGCCAAGGCGCAGGGCATGTGGTACGATGCCTCGGCCGCCGATCCGATCTTCACCGATACGCTCGAGCTCGACATGTCGACGGTGCGCCCGTCGCTCGCCGGCCCCAAGCGCCCGCAGGACCGCGTCAGCCTCGACAGCGTCGATGAGGTGTTCAACGGCGATCTGACCAAGGTCTACAAGAAGGACCATCCGGCGCGCGTGCCGGTCGATGGCGCCGCGCATGATATCGGCGACGGCGACGTGGTCATCGCCGCGATCACCTCGTGCACCAACACCTCGAACCCCTCGGTGCTGATCGCCGCCGGGCTTGTCGCCCGCAAGGCGCGGGCGCTGGGCCTGACCCGCAAGCCCTGGGTCAAGACCTCGCTGGCGCCGGGATCGCAGGTGGTGACCGATTATCTCAACAAGGCCGGTTTGAGCGAGGATCTCGACGCGATCGGCTTCAACCTGGTCGGCTATGGCTGCACCACCTGCATCGGCAATTCGGGGCCGCTGGCCGAGCCGATCTCGGCGGCGATCAACGGTAACGACATCGTCGCCGCCTCGGTGCTGTCGGGCAACCGCAATTTCGAAGGCCGCGTGTCGCCCGACGTGCGCGCCAATTTCCTCGCCTCGCCGCCGCTGGTGGTGGCCTATGCGCTCAAGGGCACGGTGACCGAGGACATGTACGAGACGCCGATCGGCGAGGGCACCGACGGGCCGGTCTATCTCAAGGACATCTGGCCCACCAACGAGGAGGTCCAGAGCCTGATCAACTCCGCGATCGACGACCGCATGTTCCGCGCGCGCTATTCCAACGTGTACGCGGGCGACGATCACTGGCGCGCGATCGAGGTCGAGGGCTCGGATACCTACACCTGGCGCGCCGGCTCGACCTATATCCACAACCCGCCCTATTTCGAGGGCATGACGATGACGCCGGCGCCGGTGCAGGACATCATCGAGGCCAAGCCGCTGGCGATCCTGGGCGATTCGATCACCACCGATCACATCTCCCCCGCCGGATCGATCAAGGCGGACAGCCCCGCCGGCACCTTCCTCCAGGAACATCAGGTCTCGAAGAAGGACTTCAACAGCTATGGCGCCCGCCGCGGCAACGACGAGGTCATGGTCCGCGGCACCTTCGCCAACATCCGCATCAAGAACGAGATGGTCCCCGGCATCGAAGGCGGCATGACCCGCTACGGCGGCCAGGTGATGCCGATCTACGACGCCGCAATGCGCCACAAGAAGGACGGCACTCCGCTGGTGATCATCGCCGGCAAGGAATATGGCACCGGCTCGTCGCGCGACTGGGCGGCGAAGGGGACCAATCTGCTCGGCGTCCGTGCGGTGATCACCGAGAGCTTCGAGCGCATCCACCGCTCGAACCTGGTCGGCATGGGCATCCTGCCGCTGCAGTTCTGCGAGGGCCTGACCCGCGAGAGCCTCAAACTCAAGGGTAGCGACCTCTACACGATCAAGGACGTCGCCAAGATCCGTCCGCGCCAGGAAGTCGAAGTCACGCTCACTCGCGAAGACGGCACCGTCGAGACCTTCATGACCCGTTGCCGCATCGATACCGTCAACGAGCTGGAATATTTCCTCAACGGCGGCATCCTGCAGTACGTGCTGCGTAACCTCGCGGCATAA
- a CDS encoding amino acid permease, which produces MASLFRLKTIVAAHERPPEHQLQRTLSWPHLVALGVGAIVGTGILTLIGVGADRAGPAVILSFAVAGAICACAALAYAEMATMIPASGSAYTYSYAVLGEVIAWVVGWSLLAEYTLVVATVAVGWSGYATGFLHGLGIHLPAALTHGPVMIDGHIAEWGVNLPALFIVALVAGLLLVGTKESATLNAILVVVKIIALIVFVAVALPYFNAANLEPFSPFGFTAHSVAGADGKVVERGVMAAAAIIFFAFYGFDAISTAAEEAKNPGRDLAIGIVGSMIACVAIYMIVAVAAIGALAYTKFADSPEPLALILRGIGQNKAAAFLAASAVIALPTVILAFLYGQSRIFFVMARDNMLPAGLAKVSRRGTPVRITIFTAAVVTFFAAFFPIDQIAALANAGTLTAFAAVGLCLLVMRRRAPNAERPFRTPAAWVVGLGAIFGCAYLFISLPHQTQMLFGVWNLIGLGLYFLYSRRNVDRAAV; this is translated from the coding sequence GTGGCCAGCCTGTTTCGCCTGAAGACGATCGTCGCGGCGCATGAGCGGCCGCCCGAGCATCAGCTCCAGCGCACCTTGTCCTGGCCGCATCTGGTGGCGCTCGGTGTTGGCGCGATCGTCGGCACCGGCATCCTCACCCTGATCGGCGTCGGCGCCGACCGTGCCGGGCCTGCGGTGATCCTGTCCTTCGCGGTGGCGGGCGCGATCTGCGCCTGCGCCGCGCTCGCTTATGCCGAGATGGCGACGATGATCCCGGCCTCGGGCAGCGCCTATACCTATAGCTATGCCGTGCTCGGCGAGGTCATCGCCTGGGTGGTCGGGTGGAGCCTGCTCGCCGAATATACCCTGGTGGTGGCGACGGTCGCGGTCGGCTGGTCGGGCTATGCGACCGGCTTCCTCCACGGACTGGGGATACATCTGCCCGCCGCGCTCACCCATGGTCCGGTGATGATCGACGGTCATATCGCCGAGTGGGGCGTCAATTTGCCGGCGCTCTTCATCGTCGCATTGGTCGCCGGGCTGCTGCTGGTCGGCACCAAGGAAAGCGCTACGCTCAATGCGATCCTGGTAGTGGTCAAGATCATCGCGCTGATCGTGTTCGTCGCGGTGGCGCTGCCCTATTTCAACGCCGCCAATCTCGAGCCCTTCTCGCCCTTCGGCTTCACCGCCCACAGCGTCGCCGGTGCTGACGGCAAGGTCGTCGAGCGTGGGGTGATGGCGGCGGCGGCGATCATCTTCTTCGCCTTTTACGGCTTCGACGCGATCTCAACCGCGGCGGAAGAGGCCAAGAACCCGGGCCGCGATCTCGCCATCGGCATCGTCGGATCGATGATCGCCTGCGTCGCGATCTACATGATCGTCGCCGTCGCCGCGATCGGGGCACTGGCCTATACCAAGTTCGCCGACAGCCCGGAGCCACTGGCGCTGATCCTGCGCGGGATCGGCCAGAACAAGGCGGCGGCGTTCCTGGCCGCTAGCGCGGTGATCGCGCTGCCGACGGTGATCCTCGCCTTCCTCTATGGTCAGAGCCGCATCTTCTTCGTGATGGCCCGCGACAATATGCTGCCCGCCGGCCTCGCCAAGGTCTCGAGGCGCGGCACGCCGGTGCGGATTACCATCTTCACCGCCGCCGTGGTGACCTTCTTCGCCGCCTTTTTCCCGATCGACCAGATCGCCGCGCTCGCCAATGCCGGTACGCTCACCGCCTTCGCCGCGGTCGGATTGTGTCTGCTGGTGATGCGCCGTCGTGCGCCGAACGCCGAGCGGCCCTTCCGCACGCCCGCCGCCTGGGTTGTCGGGCTGGGCGCGATCTTCGGCTGCGCCTATCTGTTCATCAGCCTGCCGCATCAGACTCAAATGCTGTTCGGTGTGTGGAACCTGATCGGCCTGGGCCTCTATTTCCTCTACTCGCGCCGCAACGTCGATAGAGCCGCGGTCTGA
- a CDS encoding FKBP-type peptidyl-prolyl cis-trans isomerase, with amino-acid sequence MKRLMGLAGLTMLVLTGSACGQTAPDRSQDTAWINSQSLALASLKASDGWQSLERGLRWRRIAGNGSGKHPLVSDTVTLHYAGRLTDGTEFDSSWARGEPATFPLGALIEAWQLAVPQMGIGDTIELAVPAELGYGPRGKGPIPGGATLLFKIELLGIRG; translated from the coding sequence GTGAAGCGATTGATGGGACTGGCCGGGCTGACGATGCTGGTGTTGACGGGAAGCGCATGCGGGCAGACCGCGCCCGACCGCTCGCAGGATACCGCCTGGATCAACAGCCAGTCGCTGGCGCTTGCCAGCCTCAAGGCCAGCGACGGATGGCAGAGCCTCGAGCGCGGCCTGCGCTGGCGGCGGATCGCGGGCAACGGCAGCGGCAAGCACCCTTTGGTGAGCGATACGGTGACGCTGCATTATGCCGGGCGGCTGACCGACGGCACCGAGTTCGACAGCTCCTGGGCGCGCGGCGAACCGGCGACTTTCCCGCTCGGCGCGCTGATCGAAGCGTGGCAACTGGCGGTGCCGCAGATGGGGATCGGCGACACGATCGAGCTCGCGGTGCCCGCCGAGCTTGGCTACGGACCGCGCGGCAAGGGGCCGATCCCGGGCGGCGCCACCCTGTTGTTCAAGATCGAGCTGCTTGGGATCCGCGGCTAA